The genomic interval CGGCGACAGGAAACTCTGGGGAGTGAATGGAAAGAAGTGGGTGGTCCGGCCCCTGCGACTTCCCCTGACATCACTGCCCAAATAAGGAGCTTCCAAGCGGCCGTGGGGCGGCCCAGAGCCGCGCCCGCCGCCGGCGCCCGCCCGCCAGCCCGCCCCGCGCCCACCCCGCGCCGCGTGGGCCGCCAGCGAGAGCCCCGGGCACCGCCGGGCGGAGCCGAGCCGGGCGGAGCCGAGCGAGCGGGCGCTGCAGAGCCGCGCGGAGGCCGGGCGCGCAGCCCAgcgcagcccagcccagcccagcgcaGCGCAGCCCGGAGCCGCGGAGTCGCGGCCGCCCGCAGGTAAGCAGCGAGCGCCCGCGCCCCCCATCCCGCCGCGGCCTGGCAGCCGGGAGCCGGGCACCGCCAAGCGCGTCAGCAGCCCAACCGGCCCGCAGCGGGGCCACCCTCGGGAGCGGAGCGGGTGAGAGAGGGCTGGGCGCGGGCGCGTGCAGGAGCGCGTCGGGCCAACTCCCGGGACCTCCGGGACTCCTCCGCAGCCTGGGGTTGCCTGGTGCACGCGCTCTTCGCCTGCGTTTCCCAGACGCGACTTCTGTCATCAGCCCGGGGTGACACCAGCGTTCCCGCGTTCACACTTCTCGCGCACACCAGCGCCTGGCACAGCCTCACTCGGCCCCTGTGCCCAGAGCAGCCCCGCAGCCTGCCCCGCCTCTCGGGCCTCTCACTGCCGGACAAGGCGGGACAAGGCACCCCGGTGTGAACCGCTGAATGGCTTTGGCCGTCCTGGCCACGCTTCCCCCTGGAGGCGCTGGCAGTTTCAGACTGTCAGAGCAGATCGGACTTGGGCTCCTCCGGCTTATGGGAGTGAGTGAAATTAGCATTGATCTGGCTCTTCTTGCCCTCTTGCAGAGTGGCACCTGGCGCGGGGGGGTACAGCCCTGAGGGGAATGTACCTGGCATGGTGGGGAGGGTGTGGCCACCGGCAGGGAGTGACTCCCGGCCTCCCAGCCTGGGTGTTTCCAGAGCGGCTCTCATTCCTTGGGCTTTTCTGTGAGCGTCCTGCCCACCCCTCTCAACCAGGGGCCGCTGCTGGGGATCCTGGACAGCAGTGGTGGCTGCTGCAGAACAGGTGCAGGGGCGTCAGCCTCGGCTCTGGCAGGGGCTCTGCAAAGTGGCTACAATTGCTTACCTATAAAATGTAGGACGTATTTATTGACAGCTTGATTAAGGTCATAGGGAAAAATGATAAAGGCAAGTACTGGGTCCATCATTTAGTGGCTCTGGGCAGATTTCTTAATCTCTTTCGGGCTGCATTgtatcatctgaaaaatggggatgaaGGTCCTCAGTGGAATGTTGTCAGGGAAGACTTGAGATCGTATAAGTGGAAATGTTCTGTAGGTATAAAGCCTTGTGTACAAGCCAGTTGCTGTGCTTTGGATGATTCTGGGCTGATATTTGCCACAACTGTGCTCTCTGATTTAGGGAGACCGAACACCATTTCTGTTGTGTCATCTGCAAGAAAGGGGGCATTTGAGAAATGTCCCATGTGCCTGCTAGCAGATCCCCCAAAGTAGGTTCTGTGGAACATTAGTTCTAAAAGTTGTGCCACGAGTTAGGGTTCCCGTGCTAGTCAGTCCGGCAAATTCTGCAAGCGCTCTATAACCCTGCTAGCCAGTCACAATCCATACTGGCAagttaaaggctctgagaagtgcTGCAATAAAAGAACCTGTTTCGCTTTGTCAGACCCAGCATTCCTCTGGTTGATCCTGTTGCTCTTTTTGGGTCACACATGCTCTCCCAGGAAACAGTGCTTCTGTAGCTACCCGTAGATATGATGCGTTTTCATCCAGTCGCTGAGTTCTACTTGCCTTCTTGAGTGAAGAgtaaacagaggcccagaggagCTGAGTGCCTTACCTGAGATCACAGCCAAACAGTGACCCAAGATTACCCAGTAATCTAGCAGTAGAGCAGGCAACAAAACCCAGACTCCTCATCCGATGCTCTCATTCCATTCAGTTACGGCCAGAAGTTGACTATTCTCTTCTGAAACCAGTCTTGCTGCTTGATGTGGACCCTCTGTGGAATATATTTGGCAAACATAGAGACTTAAATGGATTTGATGATGATCGGGTCCCTACTATGCGTCATTTGCAGGGTGGAGGGGGGATCGTGAGCAGGTAAAGTTCTACCAGATGTGGAACCTGTGCTGAAGAGTAATGGTACcagagtaaacacacacacacacacacacacgcgtgtaTACTCTCACATACTCAACCCATCCACACACTTACATACTTGACCCCATAtactatggcaacccactccagtacgcttgcctagaaaatcccatggatggagtagcctggtgcaggctactctgtccatggggtcacaaagagtcggacacgactgagcgacttcacttcactcactcacctaCACATGTGCCACTGCACATGAATACACACTCctgcacatgcatacacacccTCACTCACCGGTCTCACCTCCCTCACATCCACTCCTGTCCATGCTGTCACGTGTAGCCATCCTGCTGTGCTCCAGGCTGCAGCCAGGAGGCACTTGTGGCAATGGGCATGTGCCCTTGTCCTCATGCCCCCAAAGCTGGGGTGGTGGGGGCTTGCCTGGCACCAGCTCCCCAAGATGAGTACTGTATTGAGCACGTGGGAGGCCCTGGCAAGGCCAGTCtatttgcatttccccagtgttttctcatttctcctgttttctgccatacgtcccccaccaccccccccccactttCCTTCGGTCAGCTATTGTCTGGTCACACATGATGTGACCAAAACAGCTCTGGCTTCTATTGTGTCGATTGTTTTAATCAACTGTCAAAGCTTGATTAGGGCAAGGGCTTTGTCTCAGCTGGATTGGAATCCCCAGCTCCTAGGAGAATGCCTGGCATGGAGGAGAcgttcaataagcatttattgaatgagtgagtgagtgagtgagcaaGCGAATGAAGGACTGCTGGCTGCTAGAATGCCGGTGGCCCGGGCTGATGTCCAGGGGGCTCGCTGAGCATGTTTGCTGAGTGCCTGCTGGGACCTAGGCACCATTCTGGGGACTAAGACAATGAAAGTGAGTGAATCCTCTGTTCGTGGAGCTTGCATTCCAGTGGGAAGAGAGAATGAATAGTCATGGACAAGATAATACACACCGTGAAGACTCGGTGAAGACAAGGCTGTGTGATGGGGAGTGTCAGGGAGGAACTGGGAAAGCCAAAGCCGGGGTCTAGGGCATCCTCTCTGAGGAGCTGACCTGAGACCTGAATCATGAACGTGTGATGTCATGTCAAGATCTGGGGAAAGAGTACTCCAAGCAGAGGAACAACAGGTACAAAGGCCCTGCAGCTGGGTTGAGGGTCGATGGAGAGGCCGCAGTTAGAGCCACTGCTGATTCGCTAACCAGCACCCTTCGGGGTGGGCAAGTGCTGGTGTCGGGTTATCTGGGTGGTTCAGTCACAGAAGCCAAACTCGAAACACCCAGGGCTTTGGGATGCAGGGCTGTGTCTGCTGTCTCAGAGGGCTGCCTTCACATCttacccactccccacccctatAAATGAGGAAAGGATTGGACTCCTAAGAcccctcccagctctgccatgaCAGAATCTGATGCTCTGTGTGCGGGAGGTTTGCAGCAACTCAGGTGGTCCCTCTGCAGGGATGGCGAATTTGTTGTGCCACTTCCATTATTAATAACCATGATGTCATACATCTGTGCGGTTCCTGATGGACTGCAGAGCATTCTCTCCTGTTATCCACTCACTCTGTGAACTCATCTGCCAAGTGGAAAATGGGTAAGAGAGGGGGCGGTGGTGGCGGTGGGCAGAGAGACCACAGATAGCGCCGCAGATGCTATAGGCTCACCCCAAGCCACTTCACCTGTGAATCCCTGCTTCCTCACCTACAGAGCAGGACACAGGGCAGCCTGCTTCCTGAGGCCCTGGGGCTGTGAGTGAGAACCCATTGGCATGTGGGGGCCTGCACGCTGTCATATACACTTGGTAGCTGTtggttcccattttacagatgaggagctCAGAGCTGAGAGCATTGTGTCTTTTCTGGCCCACTCCTGTGTCTTCATTCTTTCAGCCCAGAGCGCTGAATAACTATTTTGTTGAACTGATTTGCCTAAGGCTGCATGGGTAATAAAGGGCAGAGCTAGGACTCAAACCCAAGGCTCTGGGCTCCCAAGTCCTTTTTGTCAGCATCACACTCTTTGGGAATAATTGTCGTGGTTAACAAAGATCTTCACACCCCATCTGTGGATGATCAGAATTATTTGTTGCTTTGTTGAGAATTCAAGAATTGTAAGGTCTTGGGTTCTGAGGCGTGATAtcc from Budorcas taxicolor isolate Tak-1 chromosome 3, Takin1.1, whole genome shotgun sequence carries:
- the LOC128045622 gene encoding proline-rich protein 2-like codes for the protein MFPPWEARASRSGAGTREQGGDPALWGQRWTPAGPGAAETGPRGARPRRRRRPGFPDYPPRDRREPGIPQTQTLPGSSLPDRPPGPGRAGTPKRPTVKPGASKRPWGGPEPRPPPAPARQPAPRPPRAAWAASESPGHRRAEPSRAEPSERALQSRAEAGRAAQRSPAQPSAAQPGAAESRPPAGKQRAPAPPIPPRPGSREPGTAKRVSSPTGPQRGHPRERSGAWHSLTRPLCPEQPRSLPRLSGLSLPDKAGQGTPV